From Diadema setosum chromosome 5, eeDiaSeto1, whole genome shotgun sequence, the proteins below share one genomic window:
- the LOC140229085 gene encoding achaete-scute homolog 5-like, whose amino-acid sequence MMMMEESHSESALYSTPTCVQLGIPLPDCPAGMYPLRDPSHPAATNPEIQFPMPNYLDPRYASSFISHYGHSYVPLPNPFGFYDLEPSFIRRRNERERERVRNVNEGYARLREHLPCDNPEKRMSKVETLRLAIKYIKHLQGVLTDTDEGEKENNCAEPEEKESGYHSSEGDEK is encoded by the coding sequence atgatgatgatggaagaATCGCACTCCGAATCGGCGCTGTACTCTACACCGACTTGCGTCCAACTTGGCATCCCCCTCCCAGATTGTCCGGCAGGAATGTACCCGCTACGAGACCCCAGCCATCCGGCTGCCACCAATCCTGAAATTCAGTTCCCCATGCCGAACTACCTCGACCCTCGCTACGCGAGCTCGTTCATCAGCCACTACGGTCACAGCTACGTGCCGCTGCCCAACCCGTTCGGCTTCTACGACCTCGAGCCGAGTTTCATTCGCAGGAGAAACGAGCGCGAGCGCGAGAGGGTTCGGAATGTCAACGAAGGCTACGCCAGACTTCGGGAGCACCTACCCTGCGACAACCCGGAGAAGCGCATGAGCAAAGTAGAGACACTGCGGCTTGCCATCAAATACATCAAGCATCTTCAGGGAGTGTTGACCGACACGGACGAGGGGGAGAAGGAGAATAACTGTGCGGAGCCGGAAGAGAAGGAAAGTGGTTACCATAGCAGCGAGGGTGACGAAAAATGA